GTTTGAAATCGACTCCCAGCTCCGTTGCGGCCCACAAAGGACGCACGGCGCGGGATGCGGCAATGCCGTAAATGGTGAGACTCATGGGGAACCGGTTCAATGGTTGAGGTTAACGACTCTGATAGGGACTCGCGGGATCAGCGCCCCGATGATTTGACGCAACGCCTTCAGCCAACGCCTGCAAAATCGCGCGGATCGCAGGCGCCCACTCGGGCGAGTTGACCATGGCCTCTTCGTCCAGGTGGGCACCGAGCAAAGGCAACGACACCGACGCCGGTTCCACCACGTGTGCAGCCATGGTTGTGAGGGTTTCCCGCAGCGCAGCATCTGCATGATGTGCCCGTGGCGAGGTGTTGATCACCGCCACCGGTTTGAAAGCGAAGGGTTCGAAGCTGACCAGCCAGTCCAGCGCATTCTTGATGGTGCCAGTGACGCCGTGGGCATATTCAGGGCTGGCGAAAATCAAGGCATCGGCTTGAGCCACCGCGTGCCACAAACGCCGAACCGCCTCCCCGGGCTGGTCCAGGTGATCTGGGTTGAACAGCGGCAACTCACCCAGAACGGCACAAAGCTGCACATCAATTGGGGTCGGCGCCAGCCTTTTGGCGGCGCGCAACATCGCACTGTTGACGGATTCGCGCCGCAAACTGCCGGACAAAGCAAGAAACTGCATCGCAGGTTCTCGCTGTTCAGCTCAGGGCACGACACAGGGCCATCAGGCTGGATACCGTGATGTGCGGCGCGAGAGGCGCATGCTCCCAGGCATGGCCTTCGCGGTTCACCCAGGCAAGCTGCATACCGGCGCCCAAAGCGCCCACGCCGTCCAGATGGGCGTCGTCGCCAATGTGCAGCACCTGCTCAGGCGCCACACCCGCCGCTTCGGCGCCCGCGTGAAAAATCCGCTTGTCGGGCTTGGGCACACCAAAACCATGGGCGTTCACAGACGCATGAAAATGCGCCCCTATGCCGACCCGGTGCACATCGGCGTTGCCATTCGAGAGTGCCACCACGGGGAAGCGGCTGGCCAGGAACTCCAATGCAGGCAACGCGTCATCGAACAGCTCCACGCGGTGCCGCTCGGCGAAAAACACCTCAAACGCCGGCTCGGCCAGCGAGGGGTCTTCGCCCGCCCTGTTCAGCAACAGGCGGATCGACTCGCGCCGCAACGCACTCATGTCATGCATCAGATCAGGGCGCAACTCGACCATCTGGTTGCGAACCGCTCGCAGGGTATCTTTGTCGCGCCCGAGCGCGGCGGTGACTGGCGCGTGTTGATCGAGCCATGTCTGAAGTGTGTTTTCAGCGCGCTTGATGGTCGGCCAGATGGGCCACAGGGTGTCGTCCAGATCCAGCGTGATGGCACGGATGCGGGCGACATCAAGCCCGGCATCCGTGTGGGCGGGCAAAGCAGTTGGTGGAGAGGTGTCAGGGGTTGTCATGTCTGCGGGAGAATAGCGCATGAGCTTCCAAAAAGAACCACCCTTCTCCCATGGTCAGGCGCCGCGCACGGCCGTTGTGCTGTGCAACCTGGGTACGCCCGATGAGCCCACAGCACCGGCCCTGCGCCGTTACCTGGCCGAATTCCTCAGCGATCACCGGGTGGTGGAGATTCCCAAACCCATCTGGTGGCTGATTCTGCACGGCGTCATTCTTCGCGTTCGCCCGAAGAAATCGGCAGCCAAATACGCCAGCGTCTGGATGCCCGAAGGCTCGCCGCTCAAGGTCTGGACCGAAAAACAGGCAACGCTGCTGCGCGGCTACCTGGGGGAGCGAGGCCATCAGGTCACCGTGCGCTACGCCATGCGCTATGGCAACCCGTCGATCCCTGCCGTATTGGACGAGCTCAAGGCCCAGGGCATGACCCGCGTGCTGCTCGTGCCGGCCTACCCCCAATACAGCGGCACCACCACCGCCAGCGTGTTCGATTCGGTCGCCAACTGGGGGTTGAAGGCGCGCAACCTGCCCGAAATCCGCTTCATCAACCGATACCACGACGACGCCGGCTACATCGAAGCGCTGGCCAAGAAGGTGCGCCAACACTGGATGCACAACGGTCAGGCCGACAAACTGGTGATGAGCTTTCACGGCGTGCCCGAGCGCACGCTGCAGTTGGGCGACCCCTACCACTGCGAATGCCACAAGACCGCACGCCTGCTGGCCGAAAAACTCGGTCTGACCAAAGACCGCTACCAGGTCACCTTCCAGTCCCGATTCGGCAAAGCCAAGTGGCTGGAGCCCTATACCGAGCCTTCGCTGATCAAAATGGCTCAAAACGGAACACACAGCGTCGACGTGATCTGCCCCGGCTTCACCAGCGACTGCCTGGAAACGCTGGAAGAGATCAATATGGAGGCCCGCGAGGCGTTTTTGCACGCCGGGGGAAAAACGTTCAACTACATCGAATGCGTGAACGACAGCCCCGACTGGATCCGCGCCCTCGCCGACCTGGCCGAACGCCACATGCAAGGCTGGCCCACCTTGCAGGCCGACGACCCGATGGCGCTCAAGGAAAGCCGGGAGCGGGCGCTGGCCTTGGGCGCCAAAGACTGAGGATTTGCCATGAAGACAACGACAACAGCAGCGGCCACCTTGCTGACCGCGCTCGCCACATTGGCAGGCTGCAGCGCCCAACAAGGCTATGCCGGCGCGCAGTCCTGGAAACGCAACCAGTGCAGCAAGATCGTTGACGCACAGGAGCGCCTTCGCTGCCTGAGGGAAGCCGATCAGTCTTACGACAGCTATCAAAAAGAAGCAGAAGCCGCGACAAAGAAGCCCGCACAGGACCGTGCGACTGCAGCGGAATCGCCCCAACAGTAGAGACACCCCAGGTGCCTGCGCGGCAGAAAGGACACCGGCTGCAACCCGCGAGAATCCGGTCTGGCTTCTGCGCCTTCTGCCGCAAAGACGCCTGGGCGCACGTCCCACCGTCGTCTCAATTTGAGAAAACTTCCCATCGGGCCCAACGGCCTAGGGGTTACACCCAAGGACACGCCCACGCGCCCATGTTTCACTTCTGGAGGACATTCACCAACAGGAGACAAGCATGCAGGTTCAACTTCAGGTCAACGGAAAAGCCGTGACCGTCGACGCGGCGCCCCACACGCTGCTGGTTCAAGCACTTCGCGAACAGCTCAAACTCACCGGCACCCACGTGGGTTGCGACACGGCGCAATGCGGCGCCTGCACGGTGTTGATGAACGGCAAGGCGGTCAAGTCTTGCAACATGCTGCTCGCGCAGGCCGCGGGCACTGACGTCCAGACCATTGAAGGCATGGCCGCTGCCGATGGCACCATGCACCCCATGCAAGCCGCATTCAAGGAATGCCACGGTCTGCAATGCGGCTTCTGCACGCCCGGCATGGTGATGAGCGCCGTGGATCTGCACAAGCGCCAACCCAACGCCAATGAACAACAGGTGCGCGAAGGGCTGGAGGGCAACATCTGCCGCTGCACCGGCTACCAGAACATCGTCAAATCCGTGCTGCAGGGTTCTGCGGCCATGAAATCTTAAGGAGCAGCAACATGGGTGCATCCGACTTTGCCAATCTCCCCCACATTGGGGAATCCGTCCGCCGCAAGGAGGACTACCGCTTTCTGACCGGCGCCGGCCAGTACACCGATGACATCGTGCTGGCCAACATGGCGCAGTGCTACTTCGTGCGCTCGCCCCATGCCCATGCCAAGATCCGCAGCATCAACAAGACCGCTGCGCTGGCCGCGCCCGGCGTGATCGGCATTCTGGACGGCCAGGATGTGGCCGCCGACAAGATCAACGGCCTGCCCTGCGGCTGGCTGATCACCAGCACCGACGGCGAGCCCATGAAGGAGCCGCCACATCCAATCCTGGCACTCGACAAGGTGCGCTACGTGGGTGACC
This region of Hydrogenophaga crassostreae genomic DNA includes:
- a CDS encoding NADPH-dependent FMN reductase; translation: MQFLALSGSLRRESVNSAMLRAAKRLAPTPIDVQLCAVLGELPLFNPDHLDQPGEAVRRLWHAVAQADALIFASPEYAHGVTGTIKNALDWLVSFEPFAFKPVAVINTSPRAHHADAALRETLTTMAAHVVEPASVSLPLLGAHLDEEAMVNSPEWAPAIRAILQALAEGVASNHRGADPASPYQSR
- a CDS encoding HAD family hydrolase, translated to MTTPDTSPPTALPAHTDAGLDVARIRAITLDLDDTLWPIWPTIKRAENTLQTWLDQHAPVTAALGRDKDTLRAVRNQMVELRPDLMHDMSALRRESIRLLLNRAGEDPSLAEPAFEVFFAERHRVELFDDALPALEFLASRFPVVALSNGNADVHRVGIGAHFHASVNAHGFGVPKPDKRIFHAGAEAAGVAPEQVLHIGDDAHLDGVGALGAGMQLAWVNREGHAWEHAPLAPHITVSSLMALCRALS
- the hemH gene encoding ferrochelatase; this encodes MSFQKEPPFSHGQAPRTAVVLCNLGTPDEPTAPALRRYLAEFLSDHRVVEIPKPIWWLILHGVILRVRPKKSAAKYASVWMPEGSPLKVWTEKQATLLRGYLGERGHQVTVRYAMRYGNPSIPAVLDELKAQGMTRVLLVPAYPQYSGTTTASVFDSVANWGLKARNLPEIRFINRYHDDAGYIEALAKKVRQHWMHNGQADKLVMSFHGVPERTLQLGDPYHCECHKTARLLAEKLGLTKDRYQVTFQSRFGKAKWLEPYTEPSLIKMAQNGTHSVDVICPGFTSDCLETLEEINMEAREAFLHAGGKTFNYIECVNDSPDWIRALADLAERHMQGWPTLQADDPMALKESRERALALGAKD
- a CDS encoding (2Fe-2S)-binding protein; this translates as MQVQLQVNGKAVTVDAAPHTLLVQALREQLKLTGTHVGCDTAQCGACTVLMNGKAVKSCNMLLAQAAGTDVQTIEGMAAADGTMHPMQAAFKECHGLQCGFCTPGMVMSAVDLHKRQPNANEQQVREGLEGNICRCTGYQNIVKSVLQGSAAMKS